One Keratinibaculum paraultunense genomic window carries:
- the pfkA gene encoding 6-phosphofructokinase, with translation MKTIGILTSGGDAPGMNAAIRSVVRTSIYNGVKIMGIKQGYNGLLNGEIEEMNLSSVADIIHRGGTMLLSARCDEFKTEEGLNKALNIIEVFGIDGLVILGGDGTFRGAQKLCDAGIQVVCIPCTIDNDMGYTDYTIGFMTAVETAVDAIGKIRDTSASHGRANIVEVMGRGCGDIALYSGIAGGAESIIVPEVEFNIDEVCKKVIQGKNRGKLHHIIALAEGIGDAYEVAEKIEEKTGTETRVTILGHIQRGGSPTVFDRILASKMGNKAVELLLNGKSGRALGIRCNNIMDVDLDEALNTEKNFDIDLYNIGMILSI, from the coding sequence ATGAAAACTATAGGAATACTAACTAGTGGAGGAGATGCTCCAGGAATGAATGCAGCCATAAGGTCTGTAGTCAGAACTTCTATATATAATGGTGTAAAGATAATGGGAATTAAACAAGGCTATAATGGATTACTAAATGGTGAAATTGAAGAGATGAACTTATCTTCTGTTGCAGATATAATTCACAGAGGCGGTACTATGTTACTTTCTGCTAGATGTGATGAATTTAAAACGGAAGAAGGTCTTAATAAAGCATTAAATATAATAGAAGTATTTGGGATAGATGGATTAGTAATACTTGGAGGAGATGGAACTTTTAGGGGAGCACAAAAATTATGTGATGCAGGAATCCAAGTAGTATGTATTCCATGTACTATTGACAATGATATGGGTTATACAGATTACACTATAGGATTTATGACAGCGGTGGAAACTGCTGTAGATGCTATTGGTAAGATTAGAGATACATCCGCTTCCCATGGTAGAGCTAATATAGTGGAAGTGATGGGAAGAGGTTGTGGTGATATTGCTCTTTATTCAGGTATAGCTGGTGGAGCTGAAAGTATAATAGTTCCTGAAGTGGAATTTAATATTGATGAGGTTTGTAAAAAAGTAATACAAGGGAAAAATAGGGGTAAACTACATCATATAATAGCTTTAGCTGAAGGTATAGGCGATGCCTATGAAGTGGCAGAAAAAATAGAAGAAAAAACTGGTACTGAAACTAGAGTAACTATATTAGGTCATATTCAAAGAGGAGGTTCACCTACAGTATTTGATAGAATACTAGCAAGTAAAATGGGAAATAAAGCTGTAGAGCTTTTACTCAATGGAAAATCAGGTAGAGCATTGGGAATTAGATGCAATAATATAATGGATGTAGATTTAGATGAGGCCCTTAATACAGAAAAAAATTTTGATATAGATTTATATAATATAGGAATGATATTATCAATATAA